CCAGCAAAATCTAAAAAAAATCGGCATCAGTGCAGGCATAAGGGTGATGGAATGGACATCTTTAATATCAGAATTTATTATGAAAAAAAGATTTCAAACCGTTCTGCTCGGGTTTACCATTACACCAAACCCGTATGACAACGCATCCATATTTATGGGTTCTAATATCGTCCCGAAGGGATTAAATTTTACATCGTTTAACGACCCCGAAATAGACGGTTTATTCAGAAAAGCGCGCGGGACATTTAATTTAAAAAAACAAAGAAAATATTACTTCGAGATTCAAAGATTAATTGCGGAAAAAGAACCTTACACATTTTTGTATATCCCTTACGCAATGCCCGTAGTAAAAAGGACGGTTAAAGGAATAAAACCCGCCCCCGCAGGCATCGGATATAATATAAGGAAATGGTATTATGCAGGGCAATAATTTTAAACTTCAAGTCCGGCCGGATATTTTAACCACGTTTTTCCGATTAATTTTTTGATCTCCAATAAGCCTACAATGAAAATTGTTGCCGAAAAAATCGTCATTAATTGAACAAAGCTAATTTGAACAAGATTGAATCTTTCGCCAAAAACAGGAATATAAACCGCCGCCATAAGGAAAGTTATCGCTCCCGCCCCCCATATGTCTATGGTGCCGTTTTTCAGTAACCCTAAAGAAAATACGGATTCTTTATCCGAGCGGGAAACGAAAGCTAAAGAAATGTGCGCAAAAATCCAGGCGGAAAATGCAAAAGTTTGAATTTTACCGATATCAAAGCCCTGTATTCTTGCCCAAAAATACGCGGCCATTACGGCAAAGAATAACACCGTGCCTTTTAGCAAGACATCCCGGATAGATTTACCGCCGAACATGTTTTCTTCCGACTTTTGCGGCGGCCTTAAATATATCCCTTTTTCTTCGGGTTCGGCCACAAAACCGGCGGATGCGCCTAAATCCACAAATAGTTCCAGAACAATAATCTGGATTGGCGAGAACGGCAGAGGCAAACCCAGCAAAACGGCGGTAAAAAAAATCAATACCAGGCCTGTTTTTACCGAAAGATAATATTTCACAGCCTTTAAAAGATTGTCAAAAAACTTTCGCCCTTCAAAAATTCCGTGGGTGAGCGTAATATAATTATCATCGGCTAAAACAATACCTGCTGCGTCCTTAGCGACATCCGTCCCTTTTTGCCCCATTGCAATACCGATATCCGCGGCTTTAAGCGCCAAAACATCGTTGATTCCGTCTCCGGTCACGGCTACTACTTCGCCCATTTCCTGCAATATCTTCACTATACGATATTTATGCCCTGCGGCTGTCCGCGCAAAGACGGATGTTTCCTTCAAAACGGTTTTAATATCGTTATCGCTTAATTTATCTAAATCATCGCCGGTCATTACTTTATCTGTTCCAAAAATGCCTACTTTTTCGGCAATATAACCCGCCGTCAAAGGATGATCTCCAGTTACCATTATTGTTCTGATACCCGCTTTCTTAGCAATACCGATAGTTTCTTTTACTCCCTTCCTCGGCGGATCTTCAAAACTGATAAGTCCCGCAAAATCCATTTCTTTCTCCATAGCATCAAAATCAAAATCATTTTGATGGGGACTCAGCCTCTTTGAAGCTGTTGCAATAACCCTTTTTCCCCGGGAAGTCTCTTTCTCCAGCATCGCTTTTGTTTCATTATCTATATAGGAAGATTTTGAAAAAACTTCTTCGGGAGAACCGCTTACATACAATTTAATAACTTCTTTGTCCTTTCTGACGACTGCTTTCGTTTTTCTGTTATTATCTATATTGCTTTGGGCTAAAATTTCACCGGGAGAAAAAAGGAGGCTTTTTTTCACTGCCCTTTCTTTAATGGATTGTTCTATATGGGAAAAAGAGTATTCGGTCGTTGCCCCGAGAGCATTTTTTAGAATTTCGTCTTCTTTTGCCTCGGGATAAATTTTGTCGATATTCATCTTCCCTACCGTTACCGTTCCAGTTTTATCGGTAACAATACAGGTGGCATTGCCAAGAATTTCTGCCGATTTTATTTCCTTGATAAGGAAATTGTGCTTGGAAAGGGCATATGTGCCTAACCCCAACACCATGGTTATGATAATCGGCAACTCTTCCGGAATAGTTACAAAAGCAATCAGAAGCCCTGTTAAAACCATCCTGCGCAAATCCTCGCCTTGCAAAATTCCAACGACGGGAATTAAAATAGAGAAAAAAAGGGCCAGATATACCAGTTTTCCGGCTAATGATTTCATCGCTTTCTGTAATGCCGTCTTAGGCGGCTTTAATTCTTTAAGCGTCGCGGCAATCTCTCCCATCTTTGTCTTTTTGCCGGTTTTTACCGTTTCCGCCTCGCCTTCTCCGCTTATTAATATAGTGCCGGCAAAAATTTCATCCCCCGCAATTTTTCTTTGGGGAAAAGATTCACCTGTCAGGGCGGATTCGTCTATTTCCGCTCCAATCGCTTTTTTAAGCACGGCATCGGCGGCAATCTTTGTTCCGCGAGTCAATACCAGTATATCGCCCGGCACAATCTCTTCCGAGGCAATTTCTTGAACCTTTCCATCTCTTTTGACTTTTGTTCTGGGCGCGGTAATTTTTTCCAGAGAAGCAATGGCTTTCTTTGCGCGAAATTCATTATAAACTTCGGCTAAAACCATAAGAAAAATAATGATAAAAATTGCGAGCGAATCGTGTAATTTTCCCCAAAGGGAATAAAAAAATCCCACCGCAAGCAAAAGCAAAATCATCGGCTCCCTAATTTCATGCCAGACAATTTTAAAAAAACTAATTCTGTCTGCCTTAAAAATTTGGTTATGTCCGAACTTTGCAAGCCTTTCTTTTGCTTCTTGAGCGCTAAGCCCGCTGTCGAGCGATTGATTCATTAAAGCACCGTTATGCCGGCTGTCCGCGAATAAGCCGGATATAAACAATATAAACCGAAAACGAAAAGATTATTTCCGATAGTCTAACCAGATAATTTTTAGTATAATTTAATTAAATTATTCGCCTTGTTATAATATTATACATTAAAAAAACATATAAATATTAAACCCAAATCCCGACTTAGAAACTGTTTTTAAGTATTTTAGTTATAGTTAATTCTGGATTCCCGCCTACGCGGGAATGACGCCCAACGGGTGAAACGATAAATTCTCTTAAAGTCATTCCCGCGTAGGCGGGAATCCAGAAAATAAATTTCTAAATCGGGATTAGGGTTAAGGAATAACCTATGAGTTTCTCCGATACGGGATTGAGTTCCGACGAGGTTCGCCGGCGGATTGAGGCCGGACAAGTCAACCGGACGGATCGTTTCACGAAGCGAACTATTTCCGCAATTATTCGCAATAATATTTTAACATTGTTTGTCGCCATATTGACAGCCGCGGTAGGCGCTTTATTACTTATAGGCGCATACGACGATGCGGTTGTCCTTGGCGCCGTTACGGCGGCTAATATTCTTGCGGGTATAATTGGAGAGCTCCGCGCTAAACGAGCCCTCGACCAGTTGGCTATTCTTATTCGGCGAAAGATTACCGTTATCCGCAACGGGAGCGAAGAAACCATCTGGTTAGACGAAGTAGTTAAAGACGATCTGGTTGTGCTGCGTTCTGGTGACCCCGTTATCGCAGACGGCGTCATCGCAGAGTCGTCAGGCCTCTTTCTTGATGAATCCCTGCTCACGGGGGAAGCCGATTTGATCGCAAAACATAACGGCGATCCGGTATTATCAGGCAGTTATTGTGTATGGGGAGAAGGCAGATACTTTGCTGCCGGGGTCGGCGTGGCTTCAAACGCCGGCGCACTTACCGCTCAAGCTAAAACTTACAAGATATTCAGGTCGCCTTTAGAGCGGGCTATCGGTCAAATAATCAGGGTTCTTATTGCAATTATGATACTGTTATCCTTTCTGATAGTTATGGCTAATTACATTCAGGACTTGCCGGTTGTGGCGAGCATTCTTGAGATAGCGACAATGATCAAGGCTCTGGTGCCGGAGGGTTTAGTGCTGGTTACGACCACGGCTTTCGCGCTCGGAGCCTTTCGCTCAGCCAGACGGCATGTGCTGGTTCAGAAGCTGAATGCGGTCGAGTCGATTAGCCATTTAACCGTACTATGCCTCGATAAAACGGGTACGCTTGGAACAAACCGTCTCATATTCGATGGACTTGAGGTTCTCGATGCAACGCATGGCGATGTAGCCGATCAGCTGCAAGCATTTGTCGGCGCGGTGCGCGAGAAGAACGAAACATTGCGGACAATAGAGGCTGTATTTCCGGGAATTCCAAGTAATCTGATCGATGAACTCCCGTTTTCGTCCAAAACCAAATTAAGCGCCGTACAAATTCTATATAGGGATGAGGAAGTCTCCCTGTGGCTCGGCGCACCGGAGAGTCTTATGCAGGGGCGTGCTGCAAAGGCGCAGGAAGATAAACTTGCCGGGTTGCGCCGTTCGGGATTGCGCGTGCTCGCATTCGCAAGAAGTCAGGCCTCGTTAAAACAGCGGGGCGATTTAAATATTCTCGCCTTCATTATACTGCGTGACGAGCTTAGGCCTAATGTCCGCGAGACTGTCAGTTTTTTTGGGACGCGTGGAATTAAACTGAAGATACTTTCCGGCGACCATCCCGAAACCGTAGCGGCTATAGCGATGCAAGCCGGCTTGAATGTCGCGGACCCGGTTTATGTCGGCGCAGATCTTGATTTGCTCACTCCTGACGAGTTTAAAACAGCGGTAATGCGGGGTCAGATTTTTGGCCGCCTCGTACCGCAGCAAAAACAGAAGATTGTCAAATATCTACAGGAAACAGGTGAATTTGTCGGAATGGTGGGGGACGGGATTAATGATATTCTGGCGCTCAAACAAGCCGACATCGGTATTGCAATGAAGTCGGGAGCGGCGGCGGCATTAGATATCGCAGACATAGTTCTTCTTAAAAATACTTTTGCGCACCTGCCGACACTTGCACGGGAAGGAGATCGTATCATATATAATATCAAACGGGTTGCCAAACTATTCCTGACAAAAAATGTTTATAGCCTTTTCTTCGTGCTTTTTTCCGGCTTTGTCGGGCTGCCGTTTCCGCTGAGTCCAAGATTTATTACATGGATTGATTTGCTCACCGTCGGTACGCCTGCATTTTTGCTAACTTTGATGAGCGCACATGTTCCAAAACAGACGGTCAACGATTTCTTGCGTGAAACACTGGGGTTTTCCCTTATCGCAGGACTGATTATTGCACTGGTCTCACTGATAGTTTACACGGACTTTTTCCTTTGGCAGAACCCGATGGCAAACTACGATAAAACAGCTGCCCTGTCGATAGTCATATTGATGGGTCTTTATATCGTCTATTATGTTACTCCGGTAGAAAGGAAAAGTGATTCTTCGCTGATGCAAAAGGCGGTAGTCTGGGCTATACTGGCGGTTGGCCTGATTTTGAATGTCCTTGCCGTCTATTGGGGCAGGCTAAGCGGCTTCATCGGACTCGTGGCGCTCGATGCAGTTTCATGGTTCATAATCATTGCGGCAGCCGTAGTCGGCAGCATTGCCTTTCATATTTTGCTTAAATCGTTTCGAGGTATATAATTTTATTTTTTTTATTATTTTTGATACAATTGTTTTAAATTATTTTAAAGAGACGCAGGCAAAAACGAAGGTTATTTGGTATATCATTAAATAAAATTAAAGGAACAGTATTTATGAAAAAAGAAATGAAATTAACCCATCTCGATGAAAAGGGAATGCCAAAAATGGTCGATGTTTCTCAAAAAGCGGACACCGTCAGAATCGCTTCCGCCCATGCAAAGGTATCGATGTCAAAGGAGGCATTTAACCTTGCGGTAAGCAAAGGCGGCAAAAAAGGAGATGTGTTCGGAACGGCTAAAATTGCAGGCATTATGGCTGCAAAACAAACCTCGGGGCTGATTCCGTTATGCCATCCGTTGAATATCGAAGATTGCGATATTACCTTTGAACCGGATGAAAATGAAAGTGCGATAAATATAAAATCCACCGTTAAAATATCCGGTAAAACAGGGGTAGAAATGGAAAGCTTGACTGCGGCGTCCGTTGCCGCGTTAACTATTTACGATATGCTAAAGGCGGTCGATAAATCAATCGAAATATCGGAAATTTATCTTATCACGAAAGAGGGTGGAAAAAGCGGATTATACACAAGGATAAAAGAAAAAGTCTGATTTAAAATCAGACACCTTTTCCCGCAATTACGGAAAGGGCGAATATTCCGGTATCCCGAAATCCGGCTCCAGATTAAACATAAGGTTCATATTCTGGACGGCTTGAAGCGAAGCACCTTTGCCAAGGTTGTCTATCACGCTAAAAATCTTTAAAAATCCTTCTTCGCCCTTATTTTTGCCTGCTTCAAATGCTATATGGCAATTATTAGAATAAATAACATTTTTGATATCGCAGTTTTGAATGCTTTCTAATATGGAAACAAACGGGCTGTCTCCGTAAAAATCATTATACAAGGTAAAAATCTCTCCTTCGGAAATACCGTCTTTTAATTTTAAGTATATCGTGGTCAGTATCCCCCTTGCAATGGGAATCCTATGGGGGGTAAATAAAACTTTGAGTGAAATACCGTCTTTATATTTATTATCCTTATTATTCGCTAAAAAAGCGGCGGTTATTTTTTCCTTAATTTCCGGCATATGCCTGTGCGACCAAATATTGTACGCTTTAACGGAATTTTCGACCTCGCAGAAAAGATTTGATAATTTTAAGCCGCGTCCGTCGCCTGAAATTCCAGATAGGGCATCGATTATAACAGGATTTTTTAGGTCAACGGCGTCTTTAAAGAAAAGGGGGAGCAAGGGTAAAAGAGCGCCTGTCGGATAACAGCCCGGGTTGGCGACAAATTGAGAGTTTTTTATTTTTTCATAAAAAACATCGCTAAGACCGTAAATAAACTTAGAATTTAAGCCGGCAAAATTGTGTTTCCCGTAAAATTCTTCATAAATCTTTAAATCGTCAAATCTGAAGTCTGCGCCTATATCCACGATTTTAACCCGATTATTTTTTTTCAAAATATTCGGGATAAGTTTGGAGCTTTCCCCATGCGGCAGGCAAAAAAATACTATATCGGATGATGAGGAGATAGTATCCTCATCGTAAGCGCTAAATAATAGATTCGAAATTGGATTTTTTTTAAATGCGGGCTTTATGAATAAAGGAAAAGCCTCCGAAAGCTTTTTGCCGGCAAAACTTTGGGATGTTATGAAGGATATGGAAACATCCTGCCTTAAAGAGAGCGCGTGGATTAAGTAAATGCCGCTATAACCCGAGGCGCCTATAACAGAGACTTTTATCATTAAGCATTAAAATCTTTACAAGCTGAATTTAAAAGCTAAATTTAATAAAGATTAAACAAGATTTGGCTAAAATAATAATAAAATTATCTTTTTGAAAACTGGAATCTTGCACGGGCACCTTTTTGGCCATATTTTTTCCTTTCTTTCACCCTTGGATCTCTTGTAAGCATCGAGGCTTTTGCAAGAGTTTCCTTTGTGTCGGGGTTAATTAAAAGAATCGCCTTTGCAAGAGCAAGTTTTATGGCGCCTGCCTGTCCGCTTAGCCCCCCGCCGGCAACATTAATATAAATGTCGAATTTATTTTCTATGGGATAAAATGCTAAGGGTCTTGTGGCAATCACTCTTAAACTTTCAAGCGGAAAATATTTATCAAAATCTTTTCCGTTAATCAGAATTTTGCCTGTTCCTTCTTTGAAATATACCCTTGCAATCCCTGCCTTTCTTTTGCCGACCGAATGTATAATGCTTTTTTTTGCCATAATCAGATTACCTATTTATTTTTATTATTTAATTTAACGCAATTAACAAAAACTTTGTATCCCCGCAAAGGCGGGCTGGAACATTGTTTACTTAGCTATTTCAATCTTTACGGGCTGTTGAGCCGTATGCGGATGATTTTCATCGGGATACACTTTAATTTTTTTAAGGAGGGCATCCGAAAGCCTGTTTTTAGGAAGCATTCCCTTTACGGCTTGTAAAATAGGATATGCAGGGTCTTTTTTAACCATATCTTTATAATTATAAGACTTAAGCCCGCCGGGATACCCGCTGTGAAAATGGTATTCCTTATCCGTTGTTTTTTTACCCGTCAACTTAGCCTTTGCGCTATTTATAACGATAACAAAATCTCCGTTGTCGGCATAAGGCGTCCAGTCAGGTTTATCCTTACCCATGAGCTTGTTGGCGGCAAAACCGGCAACCCTTCCCAAACTGACACCCTTTGCATCTATCAATATCCATTTGCTTTCCGCCATATTTATCCCCCTGCGCTTCCTTACTTACATGAATATAATTTTAACCAAATTAAGTGTAGCTTAATATTATTTAATAAATTTACTTTTTTGTCAAGGATTTTTTTGGGTTGGGTTGTTTATCTTGCTTTTACTACCACCAATATTCTGGATATTTTCGGTATTTAGAAAGATTGTTAACGAGAAGCGCCACCATTAAAAGAATAAAAGCTCCCAAACCTGCAGGCATTAAAGCGTAAAGAAAACCAAGCTTGTATATTCCTTTTCCGCCTATAACGGCTATAAGCGCGGTAGCCCCTCCGGGAGGGTGAAGCGTTTTTGTCGCATGCATAAGCATAATCGCGAAAGAAACTGCAACGGCAGAAGCTAAAGGCATACTGATATGCCCGAGCAGCTTATAACTTGCCACGCCTACAAAGCCTGAAAGTATATGTCCCCCTATAAGATTTCTCGGCTGTGCAAGGGGAGTTTTTATCGCGCCGTATATAAGAACGGCGGAGGCGCCGAACGAACCTATAAGCAGAGTCAGGTCGTACGGATTGAAAAATTTTGCCGATAAATATGCAACTACGCCTATACCTATAATAGATGCGAATCCCGACCAAAAAATTACGTGAAAGCTTACGCCGGTCGGACTCTGCCCTCCGCCTTTCATTCTGCTTACGTATTCCTTAAACCACATTTTTAAAATCCTCACAGATAACTTAATTTACTTTGTAATTTTAATTTTTCCCGATATATTTTATTATATCGGTCATAGATATTACCCCTGCCAGTTTTCCGTCTTTGCCTATAACCGGCATACTTTTTATTCTCTTTTCGTTAAATATTTCCGCCGCCTTTTTTATGCAAGTATCTACGGATACGGTAATTGCCGGCGAAGTCATTATGTCTTTAATATTGTTTACGTCTATAGTCCTGTGAAGATGCGGGGTAGGTTCGCCGATAAGATGCCTCACCACATCTCTGAAGGTATGTTTCTTTACGACTCCCGCGCTGGTTAAAATATCCGAATCCGAAATAAACCCCGTAACAAAATTTGCGTCGTTAACTACTGGGGCGCAGGTTAAGCCGTTTTCCGCAAGTAAATTCATCGCCGAATTTATACCTGAATCCTCGGATAAGGAAATAAATTTTTTGGACATCACCTCCCCCACGGTAACACTGTGAACCCTCTCTATCGCTAAGTCGAATGCATGCCTGTAAATCTTCATAAAATCGTCGATAGTTATGTCTATAAAGGTTTTGTGTTCTTCAAAGGCTTCTCTGATGTCTTCTTCCGTTATTTCGACACAGTTTTTCTCTTTCTTTTCTCCGTTTTCCATAATGATAATGTAAATTTGATTAATTAAATTTTTATTAAGTTATAATATGCGGCATATAAAAAATATGTGACTTTTGTCATATATTAAATTCAAAAATTTATTTCGAGCAAAACTCTTTCTCCAGAAATATCTTTTAAGTTTTTAGCCTTATACATTCTTACCGCCCCAAAACTGCATATATCCTTACACAGGTTGCATCCCGTGCATAAAAACGGCTCCAGTAATATCTTGCTTTTTTTACGGCTTAAAGCGCCTGTCGGGCATAATTCCCAGCAATTTCCGCAAAAAACACAATTTTTATTTAGTTTCGGAAGCCTTATATTTAGCGGCGACACTAAGTCTTTATTGTTTTTTAAAAAAAGAAAGATGCTCCTGCGCTTCTCGATAAAAAGTTTATTAATTTTTTTATCGTTTTTATCGCCCAAATCTATATAATTAGAATAAAGCTCGGAAAAAGGCAAATCGTCGACGGATAAGTCCTGCGCAAATTTTTTCGCGTTATCTTTAATACCTTTAATGGAATTTTTAAAAAACTCCCTTCTGCCCAAACTTTCATTTTTACCCTTACCGCCGTCATTTTTACCGCCTGTTTTTATGCCGTCTTTCATCCCTCCTGTTTTATTATCGTCATTTTTTAAGGCATCCAAAAATGAACGGGCATCGAACTCGCTAATGTTTATCTCTTTGAAATTTTCCTCCGCATTCAAAAATCCGGCTATTTCTTTTATCCTTTTAATAGTTTTGTTATGAAAATAGCTATATTTGCACGAATCGCAATCCCCCGTAATAAAAAATAAATTATTCCCCTCTTTCAGGCAGGTAATTATATCTAAGGTATCCGCCTCATAAATACATTCGGCCTTATCATTAATTTTTTCTATGTTTGTTTTGGAGCAAAAATAGTATATGCCGTCATTTACCGCCAGATATTTTTTTGGCTCTTCTTCTGTTTTTTGTTTAACGCCGAACACATAATTGGGACACATATAAAGGCAGGCATTGCAGTTTGTACAGCTTTTAAGAATTTGAATATCGGTATCGGTTATTTTTATCGACAAATCGGGGCATCTGTCTATACATTCATAACAACTCGCCATCGGGCTTTTCAGCCTGACGCAATAATCCGGGCTGACGGATATGCCGCCGCTTCCGCTTCCGTTATTTAAAAATTTTTCCAATAAATTAAAAAAGCTTAAGGGATTCATGGTATTTAAACGCCTATTATCTCTTTTTCAATGAAACCGGCGATCTTTTCGGTATCGTTTATATTTATTTGGGGTATTTTTAAATCTTTAATAAAATCGTCCCCGCAAACAAGAATCAAATTAGGGTCGTTTTTATATTTAATATCCATATCAGGAGAAATTTCTTTTCTTAAAAGTTCTATCTTGGGTATATTTAAGTCCTTAAACCCTTCTATTATAACTATGTCGGAACCGCCGAAAAATTTTAAGACTATATCTTTAACTCCGTGCGGCTTTTCCGCCTCCTTTACATCGCTAAAAAAAGCCATTTTTTTCTCCGAAAGAAGCATGGTTGAGTAGGCGCCCGCGTTTTTATGCCTCCATGAGTCTTTTCCCTGAATATCGGCATCGAAATCATGGTCGGTATGCTTGAGGGATGAAACCCTGTAGCCCTTTTCCGCCAGTATTTTTATTATCTTTTCGATTAAGGTAGTTTTGCCCGTACCCGATTTGGCGATAAACGAAACGATTTTAGGAGGGGGTTCCGCGTTATTAATATTTGCGTTATTTTTTGCCATAATCTTAGTTTATAACATTAGTTTCAGGCGAAATCCCTCTCGTCTGTTATCGTTTTTAATATGCTTACCAATTCTTTTTCATTTTGGGCATTATTGACCCCACTTCTTAAACCCTTTGATCCCTTAAATCCCCTTAAAAAACTGTACAGATGAGGCCTGATGAGTTTATGCCCTCTTTCTTTTCCGTAAAACAGGTTCATTTCTTCCATAAGCTCTATAATTATGTCTGTTTTTAGCTTAATATCGATTAAATATATTTTTTCCGGAAGAGTTCCCGCGTTCAAATATTCCGTAAATATCCACGGCTTGCCGATTGCGCCCCTTGCAAACATAATTCCGTCGGCAGAGATAAAATCCTGTATCCTCAAGGCGTCATTTATGGTAAAAATATCGCCGCTTGCATATACCGGAATAGCAATTTCTTCCTTAAGCTTTTTTGTCAGCGAGTGGTCTGCCGCTCCTCCAAACATAAGCGACCTTGTCCTCGGATGAAAAAATACCGCATCGACGCCGTATAATTCCGCAGTTTTACCGATTTCCAAAAAATTGACCGAATTTTCATCAAATCCGCTTCTGATTTTAATCGTAAAGATAGAATCTTTAACTGCCTGCCTGACGGCTTTAACTATAAGGGAAAACAACTTTACATCTTTCAAAATTGCGCTGCCCGCCCCTGTTTTCACAACCTTTTTGACGGGACACCCCATATTCACATCGATAACTTTAAAACCGTTATCGGCCGCCTTTTTTGCGGCTTGAGCCAGAATAACGGGGTTGCTTCCAAAAAGCTGGATACCGGTTTTATCTATGTCG
This genomic interval from Candidatus Acidulodesulfobacterium ferriphilum contains the following:
- a CDS encoding tRNA dihydrouridine synthase DusB, yielding MKNCHSREGGNPHIGSSILAPMAGITGYPFRKMALKYGAEFCFTEMISADGFLHNDRGTLELLKAGNDIDKTGIQLFGSNPVILAQAAKKAADNGFKVIDVNMGCPVKKVVKTGAGSAILKDVKLFSLIVKAVRQAVKDSIFTIKIRSGFDENSVNFLEIGKTAELYGVDAVFFHPRTRSLMFGGAADHSLTKKLKEEIAIPVYASGDIFTINDALRIQDFISADGIMFARGAIGKPWIFTEYLNAGTLPEKIYLIDIKLKTDIIIELMEEMNLFYGKERGHKLIRPHLYSFLRGFKGSKGLRSGVNNAQNEKELVSILKTITDERDFA